The following coding sequences lie in one Cotesia glomerata isolate CgM1 linkage group LG5, MPM_Cglom_v2.3, whole genome shotgun sequence genomic window:
- the LOC123265087 gene encoding protein hu-li tai shao isoform X8, with amino-acid sequence MALLTERGPKMADTSQHELSEPHTNGVIDGLTEEEKSKMRPADIDADMREMERRKRVEIIMNSKMFKEELERIIETQLKDGSGPCGLLQQITEMMGAQGARFNANVFKNSNCVVPINDIRGVEAKGYERGEKLLRCKLAAVFRLLDLYGWTQGLAGQITARLNADEEHFLVNPFGLLYHEITASSLVKVDMQGQVVEQGTTNFGVHVAEFQLHSTIHAARPDIKCIIHITTPTVTAVSSLKCGLLPIGPESIVIGDVSIHQYIGETVEPEEREKITRNLGPINKVMLLTNRGALCCGETIEEAFYNVYNTVLACETQLKLMPMGVENLNLLSEESKKSIYEASRKPPIPHTSSIIEPSPLAEKLEKRWRIGSSEFEALMRMLDNAGFRTGYIYRHPLIKSEPPRPRNDVEVPPAVSSLGYLLEEEELYKQGLWKGGRKGADRSRWLNSPNVYQKVEILETGTPDPKKITKWVDQNAEEWVSDGSPTHSSSTPVRIDSALQFVPKNTNPKEFKQLQQQIKDYRRADKISAGPQSHILEGVSWEEAKKMQDATISGTGEQVVLVGAASKGIIQRNFQHNAMVYKTPYAKNPFDAVTDQELDQYKKEVERKTKGDIYDESQSESEALSSFNISRATHESSTAKSPIQSPISVTSETEEESRDEPRVLRIETKRVPKPSQAEVVLSDGKMHEHENDADKSTSNSVTVSNLPTQTVTTQSQIAPLNRQKIGVDPTTEFLNEMRRSAIEPMNNRSKRGENTVNGDHSDAHHSTFSHSSKEDVSVSEESPKKEKKKKKGLRTPSFLKKKKEKKKSVEA; translated from the exons atg gCGCTGCTAACTGAAAGAGGCCCGAAGATGGCGGACACGAGTCAGCATGAGCTCTCCGAGCCTCACACAAATGGAGTGATAGACGGTCTtacagaagaagaaaaaagcaAAATGAGACCAGCGGATATTGATGCC GATATGCGAGAAATGGAGCGAAGGAAGcgtgtagaaataataatgaactCGAAGATGTTCAAAGAAGAGTTGGAGCGCATTATTGAGACACAATTGAAGGATGGATCTGGACCTTGCGGATTGTTGCAACAGATTACGGAGATGATGGGTGCACAGGGTGCTCGTTTTAATGCTAATGTgttcaaaa aTTCAAATTGTGTGGTGCCTATAAACGACATCCGTGGTGTAGAAGCGAAGGGTTATGAACGCGGAGAAAAATTACTACGTTGCAAATTAGCGGCTGTATTTAGACTACTAGATTTGTACGGATGGACCCAGGGTCTGGCTGGACAGATAACAGCCCGATTAAACGCCGACGAGGAGCATTTTTTAGTAAACCCATTCGGGCTGCTCTACCACGAGATAACGGCATCGTCATTAGTTAAAGTCGACATGCAAGGGCAGGTAGTCGAGCAGGGAACGACTAATTTTGGAGTGCATGTAGCTGAATTTCAATTGCACTCGACGATCCATGCTGCTCGTCCAGACATTAAGTGTATTATACATATAACAACGCCAACAGTAACAGCAGTGTCTTCCTTAAAATGCGGCCTCTTACCAATCGGCCCTGAGAGCATCGTGATCGGCGATGTCTCGATTCACCAGTACATTGGCGAGACTGTTGAACCAGAAGAGCGCGAGAAGATAACCCGCAATCTGGGACCTATTAATAAAGTAATGCTTTTGACCAACCGCGGTGCTTTGTGTTGCGGTGAGACTATTGAAGAAGCCTTTTACAATGTCTACAATACTGTTCTTGCTTGCGAGACCCAGTTGAAGTTGATGCCCATGGGAGTTGAAAACTTGAACTTACTGTCGGAGGAATccaaaaaatctatttacgaAGCCTCGAGAAAACCACCGATCCCACATACTTCCAGTATCATTGAACCTTCGCCATTGGctgaaaaattggaaaaacgCTGGAGAATCGGTAGCTCTGAGTTTGAAGCACTTATGAGGATGCTTGACAATGCC ggTTTTCGTACTGGTTATATTTACCGACATCCATTAATTAAAAGTGAGCCACCTAGACCACGTAACGATGTTGAAGTACCACCAGCTGTTTCTTCACTTGGCTACTTATTGGAAGAAGAAGAACTTTATAAACAAGG ATTATGGAAAGGAGGACGTAAAGGTGCCGACAGATCACGTTGGTTAAATTCACCGAATGTTTATCAAAAAGTGGAAATACTCGAGACCGGAACGCCGGATCCTAAGAAAATAACAAAG tgGGTGGATCAAAATGCAGAGGAG TGGGTGTCTGATGGATCACCAACACACAGTAGCAGTACGCCAGTAAGGATTGATAGTGCGTTACAGTTTGTACCCAAGAATACTAATCCAAAAGAATTTAAACAACTTCAACAGCAG aTTAAAGACTACCGTAGAGCGGATAAAATATCAGCTGGACCACAGTCACATATTTTGGAAGGCGTTTCGTGGGAAGAAGCTAAAAAAATGCAG gACGCAACTATCAGTGGCACTGGTGAACAAGTAGTATTGGTAGGTGCAGCAAGTAAAGGTATTATCCAACGTAATTTCCAACACAATGCAATGGTATACAAAACTCCGTACGCCAAAAATCCATTCGACGCGGTCACTGATCAAGAACTTGATCAGTACAAAAAAGAAGTTGAACGTAAAACTAAAGGAGATAtat ATGATGAATCGCAGTCGGAATCAGAAGCATTATCGTCATTTAATATTAGTAGAGCGACCCATGAATCAAGCACTGCCAAATCTCCAATTCAATCACCTATCTCTGTGACATCTGAAACTGAAGAAGAAAGTCGAGAtg aacCTCGTGTACTGCGGATAGAAACAAAACGCGTACCTAAACCAAGTCAGGCAGAAGTTGTATTAAGTGATG GAAAAATGCATGAGCATGAAAATGATGCGGATAAATCCACTTCCAATTCGGTGACGGTATCGAATCTTCCGACTCAAACTGTTACTACACAATCTCAAATTGCTCCTTTAAATCGGCAAAAGATTGGAG TCGACCCAACgactgaatttttaaacgaGATGCGGCGTTCAGCTATTGAACCCATGAATAATCGCAGTAAACGAG
- the LOC123265087 gene encoding protein hu-li tai shao isoform X7, protein MALLTERGPKMADTSQHELSEPHTNGVIDGLTEEEKSKMRPADIDADMREMERRKRVEIIMNSKMFKEELERIIETQLKDGSGPCGLLQQITEMMGAQGARFNANVFKNSNCVVPINDIRGVEAKGYERGEKLLRCKLAAVFRLLDLYGWTQGLAGQITARLNADEEHFLVNPFGLLYHEITASSLVKVDMQGQVVEQGTTNFGVHVAEFQLHSTIHAARPDIKCIIHITTPTVTAVSSLKCGLLPIGPESIVIGDVSIHQYIGETVEPEEREKITRNLGPINKVMLLTNRGALCCGETIEEAFYNVYNTVLACETQLKLMPMGVENLNLLSEESKKSIYEASRKPPIPHTSSIIEPSPLAEKLEKRWRIGSSEFEALMRMLDNAGFRTGYIYRHPLIKSEPPRPRNDVEVPPAVSSLGYLLEEEELYKQGLWKGGRKGADRSRWLNSPNVYQKVEILETGTPDPKKITKWVDQNAEEWVSDGSPTHSSSTPVRIDSALQFVPKNTNPKEFKQLQQQIKDYRRADKISAGPQSHILEGVSWEEAKKMQDATISGTGEQVVLVGAASKGIIQRNFQHNAMVYKTPYAKNPFDAVTDQELDQYKKEVERKTKGDIYDESQSESEALSSFNISRATHESSTAKSPIQSPISVTSETEEESRDEPRVLRIETKRVPKPSQAEVVLSDGKMHEHENDADKSTSNSVTVSNLPTQTVTTQSQIAPLNRQKIGVDPTTEFLNEMRRSAIEPMNNRSKRGENTVNGDHSDAHHSTFSHSSKEGSMSQDVSVSEESPKKEKKKKKGLRTPSFLKKKKEKKKSVEA, encoded by the exons atg gCGCTGCTAACTGAAAGAGGCCCGAAGATGGCGGACACGAGTCAGCATGAGCTCTCCGAGCCTCACACAAATGGAGTGATAGACGGTCTtacagaagaagaaaaaagcaAAATGAGACCAGCGGATATTGATGCC GATATGCGAGAAATGGAGCGAAGGAAGcgtgtagaaataataatgaactCGAAGATGTTCAAAGAAGAGTTGGAGCGCATTATTGAGACACAATTGAAGGATGGATCTGGACCTTGCGGATTGTTGCAACAGATTACGGAGATGATGGGTGCACAGGGTGCTCGTTTTAATGCTAATGTgttcaaaa aTTCAAATTGTGTGGTGCCTATAAACGACATCCGTGGTGTAGAAGCGAAGGGTTATGAACGCGGAGAAAAATTACTACGTTGCAAATTAGCGGCTGTATTTAGACTACTAGATTTGTACGGATGGACCCAGGGTCTGGCTGGACAGATAACAGCCCGATTAAACGCCGACGAGGAGCATTTTTTAGTAAACCCATTCGGGCTGCTCTACCACGAGATAACGGCATCGTCATTAGTTAAAGTCGACATGCAAGGGCAGGTAGTCGAGCAGGGAACGACTAATTTTGGAGTGCATGTAGCTGAATTTCAATTGCACTCGACGATCCATGCTGCTCGTCCAGACATTAAGTGTATTATACATATAACAACGCCAACAGTAACAGCAGTGTCTTCCTTAAAATGCGGCCTCTTACCAATCGGCCCTGAGAGCATCGTGATCGGCGATGTCTCGATTCACCAGTACATTGGCGAGACTGTTGAACCAGAAGAGCGCGAGAAGATAACCCGCAATCTGGGACCTATTAATAAAGTAATGCTTTTGACCAACCGCGGTGCTTTGTGTTGCGGTGAGACTATTGAAGAAGCCTTTTACAATGTCTACAATACTGTTCTTGCTTGCGAGACCCAGTTGAAGTTGATGCCCATGGGAGTTGAAAACTTGAACTTACTGTCGGAGGAATccaaaaaatctatttacgaAGCCTCGAGAAAACCACCGATCCCACATACTTCCAGTATCATTGAACCTTCGCCATTGGctgaaaaattggaaaaacgCTGGAGAATCGGTAGCTCTGAGTTTGAAGCACTTATGAGGATGCTTGACAATGCC ggTTTTCGTACTGGTTATATTTACCGACATCCATTAATTAAAAGTGAGCCACCTAGACCACGTAACGATGTTGAAGTACCACCAGCTGTTTCTTCACTTGGCTACTTATTGGAAGAAGAAGAACTTTATAAACAAGG ATTATGGAAAGGAGGACGTAAAGGTGCCGACAGATCACGTTGGTTAAATTCACCGAATGTTTATCAAAAAGTGGAAATACTCGAGACCGGAACGCCGGATCCTAAGAAAATAACAAAG tgGGTGGATCAAAATGCAGAGGAG TGGGTGTCTGATGGATCACCAACACACAGTAGCAGTACGCCAGTAAGGATTGATAGTGCGTTACAGTTTGTACCCAAGAATACTAATCCAAAAGAATTTAAACAACTTCAACAGCAG aTTAAAGACTACCGTAGAGCGGATAAAATATCAGCTGGACCACAGTCACATATTTTGGAAGGCGTTTCGTGGGAAGAAGCTAAAAAAATGCAG gACGCAACTATCAGTGGCACTGGTGAACAAGTAGTATTGGTAGGTGCAGCAAGTAAAGGTATTATCCAACGTAATTTCCAACACAATGCAATGGTATACAAAACTCCGTACGCCAAAAATCCATTCGACGCGGTCACTGATCAAGAACTTGATCAGTACAAAAAAGAAGTTGAACGTAAAACTAAAGGAGATAtat ATGATGAATCGCAGTCGGAATCAGAAGCATTATCGTCATTTAATATTAGTAGAGCGACCCATGAATCAAGCACTGCCAAATCTCCAATTCAATCACCTATCTCTGTGACATCTGAAACTGAAGAAGAAAGTCGAGAtg aacCTCGTGTACTGCGGATAGAAACAAAACGCGTACCTAAACCAAGTCAGGCAGAAGTTGTATTAAGTGATG GAAAAATGCATGAGCATGAAAATGATGCGGATAAATCCACTTCCAATTCGGTGACGGTATCGAATCTTCCGACTCAAACTGTTACTACACAATCTCAAATTGCTCCTTTAAATCGGCAAAAGATTGGAG TCGACCCAACgactgaatttttaaacgaGATGCGGCGTTCAGCTATTGAACCCATGAATAATCGCAGTAAACGAG
- the LOC123265087 gene encoding protein hu-li tai shao isoform X9 encodes MALLTERGPKMADTSQHELSEPHTNGVIDGLTEEEKSKMRPADIDADMREMERRKRVEIIMNSKMFKEELERIIETQLKDGSGPCGLLQQITEMMGAQGARFNANVFKNSNCVVPINDIRGVEAKGYERGEKLLRCKLAAVFRLLDLYGWTQGLAGQITARLNADEEHFLVNPFGLLYHEITASSLVKVDMQGQVVEQGTTNFGVHVAEFQLHSTIHAARPDIKCIIHITTPTVTAVSSLKCGLLPIGPESIVIGDVSIHQYIGETVEPEEREKITRNLGPINKVMLLTNRGALCCGETIEEAFYNVYNTVLACETQLKLMPMGVENLNLLSEESKKSIYEASRKPPIPHTSSIIEPSPLAEKLEKRWRIGSSEFEALMRMLDNAGFRTGYIYRHPLIKSEPPRPRNDVEVPPAVSSLGYLLEEEELYKQGLWKGGRKGADRSRWLNSPNVYQKVEILETGTPDPKKITKWVDQNAEEWVSDGSPTHSSSTPVRIDSALQFVPKNTNPKEFKQLQQQIKDYRRADKISAGPQSHILEGVSWEEAKKMQDATISGTGEQVVLVGAASKGIIQRNFQHNAMVYKTPYAKNPFDAVTDQELDQYKKEVERKTKGDIYDESQSESEALSSFNISRATHESSTAKSPIQSPISVTSETEEESRDEPRVLRIETKRVPKPSQAEVVLSDVDPTTEFLNEMRRSAIEPMNNRSKRGENTVNGDHSDAHHSTFSHSSKEGSMSQDVSVSEESPKKEKKKKKGLRTPSFLKKKKEKKKSVEA; translated from the exons atg gCGCTGCTAACTGAAAGAGGCCCGAAGATGGCGGACACGAGTCAGCATGAGCTCTCCGAGCCTCACACAAATGGAGTGATAGACGGTCTtacagaagaagaaaaaagcaAAATGAGACCAGCGGATATTGATGCC GATATGCGAGAAATGGAGCGAAGGAAGcgtgtagaaataataatgaactCGAAGATGTTCAAAGAAGAGTTGGAGCGCATTATTGAGACACAATTGAAGGATGGATCTGGACCTTGCGGATTGTTGCAACAGATTACGGAGATGATGGGTGCACAGGGTGCTCGTTTTAATGCTAATGTgttcaaaa aTTCAAATTGTGTGGTGCCTATAAACGACATCCGTGGTGTAGAAGCGAAGGGTTATGAACGCGGAGAAAAATTACTACGTTGCAAATTAGCGGCTGTATTTAGACTACTAGATTTGTACGGATGGACCCAGGGTCTGGCTGGACAGATAACAGCCCGATTAAACGCCGACGAGGAGCATTTTTTAGTAAACCCATTCGGGCTGCTCTACCACGAGATAACGGCATCGTCATTAGTTAAAGTCGACATGCAAGGGCAGGTAGTCGAGCAGGGAACGACTAATTTTGGAGTGCATGTAGCTGAATTTCAATTGCACTCGACGATCCATGCTGCTCGTCCAGACATTAAGTGTATTATACATATAACAACGCCAACAGTAACAGCAGTGTCTTCCTTAAAATGCGGCCTCTTACCAATCGGCCCTGAGAGCATCGTGATCGGCGATGTCTCGATTCACCAGTACATTGGCGAGACTGTTGAACCAGAAGAGCGCGAGAAGATAACCCGCAATCTGGGACCTATTAATAAAGTAATGCTTTTGACCAACCGCGGTGCTTTGTGTTGCGGTGAGACTATTGAAGAAGCCTTTTACAATGTCTACAATACTGTTCTTGCTTGCGAGACCCAGTTGAAGTTGATGCCCATGGGAGTTGAAAACTTGAACTTACTGTCGGAGGAATccaaaaaatctatttacgaAGCCTCGAGAAAACCACCGATCCCACATACTTCCAGTATCATTGAACCTTCGCCATTGGctgaaaaattggaaaaacgCTGGAGAATCGGTAGCTCTGAGTTTGAAGCACTTATGAGGATGCTTGACAATGCC ggTTTTCGTACTGGTTATATTTACCGACATCCATTAATTAAAAGTGAGCCACCTAGACCACGTAACGATGTTGAAGTACCACCAGCTGTTTCTTCACTTGGCTACTTATTGGAAGAAGAAGAACTTTATAAACAAGG ATTATGGAAAGGAGGACGTAAAGGTGCCGACAGATCACGTTGGTTAAATTCACCGAATGTTTATCAAAAAGTGGAAATACTCGAGACCGGAACGCCGGATCCTAAGAAAATAACAAAG tgGGTGGATCAAAATGCAGAGGAG TGGGTGTCTGATGGATCACCAACACACAGTAGCAGTACGCCAGTAAGGATTGATAGTGCGTTACAGTTTGTACCCAAGAATACTAATCCAAAAGAATTTAAACAACTTCAACAGCAG aTTAAAGACTACCGTAGAGCGGATAAAATATCAGCTGGACCACAGTCACATATTTTGGAAGGCGTTTCGTGGGAAGAAGCTAAAAAAATGCAG gACGCAACTATCAGTGGCACTGGTGAACAAGTAGTATTGGTAGGTGCAGCAAGTAAAGGTATTATCCAACGTAATTTCCAACACAATGCAATGGTATACAAAACTCCGTACGCCAAAAATCCATTCGACGCGGTCACTGATCAAGAACTTGATCAGTACAAAAAAGAAGTTGAACGTAAAACTAAAGGAGATAtat ATGATGAATCGCAGTCGGAATCAGAAGCATTATCGTCATTTAATATTAGTAGAGCGACCCATGAATCAAGCACTGCCAAATCTCCAATTCAATCACCTATCTCTGTGACATCTGAAACTGAAGAAGAAAGTCGAGAtg aacCTCGTGTACTGCGGATAGAAACAAAACGCGTACCTAAACCAAGTCAGGCAGAAGTTGTATTAAGTGATG TCGACCCAACgactgaatttttaaacgaGATGCGGCGTTCAGCTATTGAACCCATGAATAATCGCAGTAAACGAG
- the LOC123265087 gene encoding protein hu-li tai shao isoform X12, whose product MALLTERGPKMADTSQHELSEPHTNGVIDGLTEEEKSKMRPADIDADMREMERRKRVEIIMNSKMFKEELERIIETQLKDGSGPCGLLQQITEMMGAQGARFNANVFKNSNCVVPINDIRGVEAKGYERGEKLLRCKLAAVFRLLDLYGWTQGLAGQITARLNADEEHFLVNPFGLLYHEITASSLVKVDMQGQVVEQGTTNFGVHVAEFQLHSTIHAARPDIKCIIHITTPTVTAVSSLKCGLLPIGPESIVIGDVSIHQYIGETVEPEEREKITRNLGPINKVMLLTNRGALCCGETIEEAFYNVYNTVLACETQLKLMPMGVENLNLLSEESKKSIYEASRKPPIPHTSSIIEPSPLAEKLEKRWRIGSSEFEALMRMLDNAGFRTGYIYRHPLIKSEPPRPRNDVEVPPAVSSLGYLLEEEELYKQGLWKGGRKGADRSRWLNSPNVYQKVEILETGTPDPKKITKWVSDGSPTHSSSTPVRIDSALQFVPKNTNPKEFKQLQQQIKDYRRADKISAGPQSHILEGVSWEEAKKMQDATISGTGEQVVLVGAASKGIIQRNFQHNAMVYKTPYAKNPFDAVTDQELDQYKKEVERKTKGDIYDESQSESEALSSFNISRATHESSTAKSPIQSPISVTSETEEESRDEPRVLRIETKRVPKPSQAEVVLSDGENTVNGDHSDAHHSTFSHSSKEDVSVSEESPKKEKKKKKGLRTPSFLKKKKEKKKSVEA is encoded by the exons atg gCGCTGCTAACTGAAAGAGGCCCGAAGATGGCGGACACGAGTCAGCATGAGCTCTCCGAGCCTCACACAAATGGAGTGATAGACGGTCTtacagaagaagaaaaaagcaAAATGAGACCAGCGGATATTGATGCC GATATGCGAGAAATGGAGCGAAGGAAGcgtgtagaaataataatgaactCGAAGATGTTCAAAGAAGAGTTGGAGCGCATTATTGAGACACAATTGAAGGATGGATCTGGACCTTGCGGATTGTTGCAACAGATTACGGAGATGATGGGTGCACAGGGTGCTCGTTTTAATGCTAATGTgttcaaaa aTTCAAATTGTGTGGTGCCTATAAACGACATCCGTGGTGTAGAAGCGAAGGGTTATGAACGCGGAGAAAAATTACTACGTTGCAAATTAGCGGCTGTATTTAGACTACTAGATTTGTACGGATGGACCCAGGGTCTGGCTGGACAGATAACAGCCCGATTAAACGCCGACGAGGAGCATTTTTTAGTAAACCCATTCGGGCTGCTCTACCACGAGATAACGGCATCGTCATTAGTTAAAGTCGACATGCAAGGGCAGGTAGTCGAGCAGGGAACGACTAATTTTGGAGTGCATGTAGCTGAATTTCAATTGCACTCGACGATCCATGCTGCTCGTCCAGACATTAAGTGTATTATACATATAACAACGCCAACAGTAACAGCAGTGTCTTCCTTAAAATGCGGCCTCTTACCAATCGGCCCTGAGAGCATCGTGATCGGCGATGTCTCGATTCACCAGTACATTGGCGAGACTGTTGAACCAGAAGAGCGCGAGAAGATAACCCGCAATCTGGGACCTATTAATAAAGTAATGCTTTTGACCAACCGCGGTGCTTTGTGTTGCGGTGAGACTATTGAAGAAGCCTTTTACAATGTCTACAATACTGTTCTTGCTTGCGAGACCCAGTTGAAGTTGATGCCCATGGGAGTTGAAAACTTGAACTTACTGTCGGAGGAATccaaaaaatctatttacgaAGCCTCGAGAAAACCACCGATCCCACATACTTCCAGTATCATTGAACCTTCGCCATTGGctgaaaaattggaaaaacgCTGGAGAATCGGTAGCTCTGAGTTTGAAGCACTTATGAGGATGCTTGACAATGCC ggTTTTCGTACTGGTTATATTTACCGACATCCATTAATTAAAAGTGAGCCACCTAGACCACGTAACGATGTTGAAGTACCACCAGCTGTTTCTTCACTTGGCTACTTATTGGAAGAAGAAGAACTTTATAAACAAGG ATTATGGAAAGGAGGACGTAAAGGTGCCGACAGATCACGTTGGTTAAATTCACCGAATGTTTATCAAAAAGTGGAAATACTCGAGACCGGAACGCCGGATCCTAAGAAAATAACAAAG TGGGTGTCTGATGGATCACCAACACACAGTAGCAGTACGCCAGTAAGGATTGATAGTGCGTTACAGTTTGTACCCAAGAATACTAATCCAAAAGAATTTAAACAACTTCAACAGCAG aTTAAAGACTACCGTAGAGCGGATAAAATATCAGCTGGACCACAGTCACATATTTTGGAAGGCGTTTCGTGGGAAGAAGCTAAAAAAATGCAG gACGCAACTATCAGTGGCACTGGTGAACAAGTAGTATTGGTAGGTGCAGCAAGTAAAGGTATTATCCAACGTAATTTCCAACACAATGCAATGGTATACAAAACTCCGTACGCCAAAAATCCATTCGACGCGGTCACTGATCAAGAACTTGATCAGTACAAAAAAGAAGTTGAACGTAAAACTAAAGGAGATAtat ATGATGAATCGCAGTCGGAATCAGAAGCATTATCGTCATTTAATATTAGTAGAGCGACCCATGAATCAAGCACTGCCAAATCTCCAATTCAATCACCTATCTCTGTGACATCTGAAACTGAAGAAGAAAGTCGAGAtg aacCTCGTGTACTGCGGATAGAAACAAAACGCGTACCTAAACCAAGTCAGGCAGAAGTTGTATTAAGTGATG
- the LOC123265087 gene encoding protein hu-li tai shao isoform X13, with product MALLTERGPKMADTSQHELSEPHTNGVIDGLTEEEKSKMRPADIDADMREMERRKRVEIIMNSKMFKEELERIIETQLKDGSGPCGLLQQITEMMGAQGARFNANVFKNSNCVVPINDIRGVEAKGYERGEKLLRCKLAAVFRLLDLYGWTQGLAGQITARLNADEEHFLVNPFGLLYHEITASSLVKVDMQGQVVEQGTTNFGVHVAEFQLHSTIHAARPDIKCIIHITTPTVTAVSSLKCGLLPIGPESIVIGDVSIHQYIGETVEPEEREKITRNLGPINKVMLLTNRGALCCGETIEEAFYNVYNTVLACETQLKLMPMGVENLNLLSEESKKSIYEASRKPPIPHTSSIIEPSPLAEKLEKRWRIGSSEFEALMRMLDNAGFRTGYIYRHPLIKSEPPRPRNDVEVPPAVSSLGYLLEEEELYKQGLWKGGRKGADRSRWLNSPNVYQKVEILETGTPDPKKITKWVSDGSPTHSSSTPVRIDSALQFVPKNTNPKEFKQLQQQIKDYRRADKISAGPQSHILEGVSWEEAKKMQDATISGTGEQVVLVGAASKGIIQRNFQHNAMVYKTPYAKNPFDAVTDQELDQYKKEVERKTKGDIYDESQSESEALSSFNISRATHESSTAKSPIQSPISVTSETEEESRDEPRVLRIETKRVPKPSQAEVVLSDGENTVNGDHSDAHHSTFSHSSKEGSMSQDVSVSEESPKKEKKKKKGLRTPSFLKKKKEKKKSVEA from the exons atg gCGCTGCTAACTGAAAGAGGCCCGAAGATGGCGGACACGAGTCAGCATGAGCTCTCCGAGCCTCACACAAATGGAGTGATAGACGGTCTtacagaagaagaaaaaagcaAAATGAGACCAGCGGATATTGATGCC GATATGCGAGAAATGGAGCGAAGGAAGcgtgtagaaataataatgaactCGAAGATGTTCAAAGAAGAGTTGGAGCGCATTATTGAGACACAATTGAAGGATGGATCTGGACCTTGCGGATTGTTGCAACAGATTACGGAGATGATGGGTGCACAGGGTGCTCGTTTTAATGCTAATGTgttcaaaa aTTCAAATTGTGTGGTGCCTATAAACGACATCCGTGGTGTAGAAGCGAAGGGTTATGAACGCGGAGAAAAATTACTACGTTGCAAATTAGCGGCTGTATTTAGACTACTAGATTTGTACGGATGGACCCAGGGTCTGGCTGGACAGATAACAGCCCGATTAAACGCCGACGAGGAGCATTTTTTAGTAAACCCATTCGGGCTGCTCTACCACGAGATAACGGCATCGTCATTAGTTAAAGTCGACATGCAAGGGCAGGTAGTCGAGCAGGGAACGACTAATTTTGGAGTGCATGTAGCTGAATTTCAATTGCACTCGACGATCCATGCTGCTCGTCCAGACATTAAGTGTATTATACATATAACAACGCCAACAGTAACAGCAGTGTCTTCCTTAAAATGCGGCCTCTTACCAATCGGCCCTGAGAGCATCGTGATCGGCGATGTCTCGATTCACCAGTACATTGGCGAGACTGTTGAACCAGAAGAGCGCGAGAAGATAACCCGCAATCTGGGACCTATTAATAAAGTAATGCTTTTGACCAACCGCGGTGCTTTGTGTTGCGGTGAGACTATTGAAGAAGCCTTTTACAATGTCTACAATACTGTTCTTGCTTGCGAGACCCAGTTGAAGTTGATGCCCATGGGAGTTGAAAACTTGAACTTACTGTCGGAGGAATccaaaaaatctatttacgaAGCCTCGAGAAAACCACCGATCCCACATACTTCCAGTATCATTGAACCTTCGCCATTGGctgaaaaattggaaaaacgCTGGAGAATCGGTAGCTCTGAGTTTGAAGCACTTATGAGGATGCTTGACAATGCC ggTTTTCGTACTGGTTATATTTACCGACATCCATTAATTAAAAGTGAGCCACCTAGACCACGTAACGATGTTGAAGTACCACCAGCTGTTTCTTCACTTGGCTACTTATTGGAAGAAGAAGAACTTTATAAACAAGG ATTATGGAAAGGAGGACGTAAAGGTGCCGACAGATCACGTTGGTTAAATTCACCGAATGTTTATCAAAAAGTGGAAATACTCGAGACCGGAACGCCGGATCCTAAGAAAATAACAAAG TGGGTGTCTGATGGATCACCAACACACAGTAGCAGTACGCCAGTAAGGATTGATAGTGCGTTACAGTTTGTACCCAAGAATACTAATCCAAAAGAATTTAAACAACTTCAACAGCAG aTTAAAGACTACCGTAGAGCGGATAAAATATCAGCTGGACCACAGTCACATATTTTGGAAGGCGTTTCGTGGGAAGAAGCTAAAAAAATGCAG gACGCAACTATCAGTGGCACTGGTGAACAAGTAGTATTGGTAGGTGCAGCAAGTAAAGGTATTATCCAACGTAATTTCCAACACAATGCAATGGTATACAAAACTCCGTACGCCAAAAATCCATTCGACGCGGTCACTGATCAAGAACTTGATCAGTACAAAAAAGAAGTTGAACGTAAAACTAAAGGAGATAtat ATGATGAATCGCAGTCGGAATCAGAAGCATTATCGTCATTTAATATTAGTAGAGCGACCCATGAATCAAGCACTGCCAAATCTCCAATTCAATCACCTATCTCTGTGACATCTGAAACTGAAGAAGAAAGTCGAGAtg aacCTCGTGTACTGCGGATAGAAACAAAACGCGTACCTAAACCAAGTCAGGCAGAAGTTGTATTAAGTGATG